Proteins co-encoded in one Brassica oleracea var. oleracea cultivar TO1000 chromosome C4, BOL, whole genome shotgun sequence genomic window:
- the LOC106341228 gene encoding cysteine-rich and transmembrane domain-containing protein A-like, translating into MSQFSQNQSAGAYQTPPASTSPYLAPPPAGYPTNDTSHATMAPVETKSKGDGFWKGCLAAVCCCCVLDACF; encoded by the exons ATGAGTCAGTTCAGCCAAAACCAATCTGCAG GAGCTTACCAAACGCCACCAGCGTCAACCAGTCCCTACCTTGCACCGCCTCCTGCCGGTTACCCAACGAACGACACGAGTCATGCTACGATGGCTCCGGTCGAGACAAAGTCTAAGGGTGATGGATTCTGGAAAGGCTG TCTTGCCGCCGTGTGTTGCTGTTGTGTCCTCGACGCCTGCTTCTGA
- the LOC106337436 gene encoding UPF0586 protein C9orf41 homolog isoform X2, translated as MGKIISEAVSCPQSIGAPLRFEVSEIKKAFEPPIDLSQDLDGYEDSNLDCAPHEKYTLDERHDSSCQPALTNSCTHEEESKSLHDSELQRMDANKPAPNNRSEDPRINDKRYDCDGGHLNHDHGNASLSSHDWLDPSLQTHVPLVDVDKVRCIIRNIVRDWAAEGQRERDQCYKPILDELDSLFPDRQKKSTPPSCLVPGAGLGRLALEISCLGFISQGNEFSYYMMICSSFILNYAQVPGEWTIYPWIHSNCNSLSDNDQLRPVSIPDIHPASAGITEGFSMCGGDFVEVYNESCQAGMWDAVVTCFFIDTAHNIIEYIETISKILKDGGVWINLGPLLYHFADTYGHDNEMSIELSLEDVKRVASQYGFEIEKERTIETTYTTNPRSMMQNRYYAAFWTMRKKCAITS; from the exons ATGGGAAAGATCATATCGGAAGCTGTCTCCTGCCCACAAA GCATTGGTGCCCCATTACGCTTTGAAGTTTCAGAGATTAAGAAG GCTTTTGAGCCCCCTATAGACCTGAGTCAGGATCTTGATGGTTATGAAGACTCAAATCTTGATTGTGCTCCACATGAGAAATACACACTAGATGAAAGACACGACTCCTCTTGTCAGCCTGCCTTGACTAATAGCTGTACACATGAGGAAGAAAGCAAAAGCTTGCACGACTCA GAGCTTCAGAGGATGGATGCTAATAAGCCTGCCCCCAACAATCGCTCTGAAGACCCAAGAATCAACGATAAGAGATATGACTGTGATGGAGGCCATTTAAATCACGACCATGGCAAT GCATCATTATCATCCCATGATTGGTTGGACCCATCCTTACAGACACATGTTCCTCTGGTTGACGTAGATAAG GTTCGTTGTATAATAAGAAATATAGTTCGAGACTGGGCAGCAGAG GGTCAGAGAGAAAGGGACCAATGCTACAAGCCTATCCTTGACGAGCTTGATTCCTTGTTTCCTGATCGCCAGAAGAAGAG CACCCCTCCTAGCTGTTTAGTCCCTGGTGCTGGACTTGGACGTCTGGCCCTTGAAATTTCTTGTCTAG GTTTCATAAGCCAAGGAAATGAGTTTTCATACTACATGATGATCTGCTCAAGTTTTATTCTGAATTA TGCACAAGTGCCTGGTGAGTGGACGATATACCCCTGGATACACAGCAACTGCAATTCGCTTTCGGACAATGATCAACTACGCCCTGTTTCTATTCCTGATATTCATCCTGCAAG TGCAGGAATAACAGAAGGTTTCTCTATGTGCGGTGGTGATTTTGTTGAAGTATACAATGAATCATGTCAGGCAG GAATGTGGGATGCTGTGGTGACTTGCTTTTTTATTGACACCGCTCATAACATCATTGAGTACATTGAAACCATATCCAAAATCTTAAAGGATGGAGGA GTTTGGATAAACTTAGGACCTCTGCTGTATCACTTTGCGGACACATATGGCCACGACAAT GAAATGTCAATCGAGCTAAGTTTGGAGGATGTGAAAAGAGTTGCTTCACAATATGGGTTCGAGATTGAG AAAGAGAGAACAATTGAGACAACGTACACTACGAATCCTAGGTCTATGATGCAG AACCGATACTATGCTGCCTTCTGGACAATGAGGAAAAAATGTGCAATAACAAGTTAG
- the LOC106337436 gene encoding UPF0586 protein C9orf41 homolog isoform X1: MTETTTAQAPETVTAGATETEMSRERDGEEEEKIRRQKKLEEALEAKSLRRIMSAYLNYPEAAEEDLKKWERSYRKLSPAHKALVPHYALKFQRLRRCISTNSYFIFNMLQAFEPPIDLSQDLDGYEDSNLDCAPHEKYTLDERHDSSCQPALTNSCTHEEESKSLHDSELQRMDANKPAPNNRSEDPRINDKRYDCDGGHLNHDHGNASLSSHDWLDPSLQTHVPLVDVDKVRCIIRNIVRDWAAEGQRERDQCYKPILDELDSLFPDRQKKSTPPSCLVPGAGLGRLALEISCLGFISQGNEFSYYMMICSSFILNYAQVPGEWTIYPWIHSNCNSLSDNDQLRPVSIPDIHPASAGITEGFSMCGGDFVEVYNESCQAGMWDAVVTCFFIDTAHNIIEYIETISKILKDGGVWINLGPLLYHFADTYGHDNEMSIELSLEDVKRVASQYGFEIEKERTIETTYTTNPRSMMQNRYYAAFWTMRKKCAITS, translated from the exons ATGACGGAGACGACGACCGCTCAGGCACCGGAAACTGTTACGGCCGGAGCAACGGAAACGGAGATGTCGAGGGAAAGGGACGGTGAAGAGGAGGAGAAGATACGCCGCCAGAAGAAACTAGAAGAAGCTCTCGAAGCCAAATCTCTTCGCCGCATCATGAGTGCTTACCTCAA TTACCCCGAGGCAGCAGAAGAGGATCTGAAAAAATGGGAAAGATCATATCGGAAGCTGTCTCCTGCCCACAAA GCATTGGTGCCCCATTACGCTTTGAAGTTTCAGAGATTAAGAAG GTGTATATCGACGAATTCATATTTCATATTTAATATGCTTCAG GCTTTTGAGCCCCCTATAGACCTGAGTCAGGATCTTGATGGTTATGAAGACTCAAATCTTGATTGTGCTCCACATGAGAAATACACACTAGATGAAAGACACGACTCCTCTTGTCAGCCTGCCTTGACTAATAGCTGTACACATGAGGAAGAAAGCAAAAGCTTGCACGACTCA GAGCTTCAGAGGATGGATGCTAATAAGCCTGCCCCCAACAATCGCTCTGAAGACCCAAGAATCAACGATAAGAGATATGACTGTGATGGAGGCCATTTAAATCACGACCATGGCAAT GCATCATTATCATCCCATGATTGGTTGGACCCATCCTTACAGACACATGTTCCTCTGGTTGACGTAGATAAG GTTCGTTGTATAATAAGAAATATAGTTCGAGACTGGGCAGCAGAG GGTCAGAGAGAAAGGGACCAATGCTACAAGCCTATCCTTGACGAGCTTGATTCCTTGTTTCCTGATCGCCAGAAGAAGAG CACCCCTCCTAGCTGTTTAGTCCCTGGTGCTGGACTTGGACGTCTGGCCCTTGAAATTTCTTGTCTAG GTTTCATAAGCCAAGGAAATGAGTTTTCATACTACATGATGATCTGCTCAAGTTTTATTCTGAATTA TGCACAAGTGCCTGGTGAGTGGACGATATACCCCTGGATACACAGCAACTGCAATTCGCTTTCGGACAATGATCAACTACGCCCTGTTTCTATTCCTGATATTCATCCTGCAAG TGCAGGAATAACAGAAGGTTTCTCTATGTGCGGTGGTGATTTTGTTGAAGTATACAATGAATCATGTCAGGCAG GAATGTGGGATGCTGTGGTGACTTGCTTTTTTATTGACACCGCTCATAACATCATTGAGTACATTGAAACCATATCCAAAATCTTAAAGGATGGAGGA GTTTGGATAAACTTAGGACCTCTGCTGTATCACTTTGCGGACACATATGGCCACGACAAT GAAATGTCAATCGAGCTAAGTTTGGAGGATGTGAAAAGAGTTGCTTCACAATATGGGTTCGAGATTGAG AAAGAGAGAACAATTGAGACAACGTACACTACGAATCCTAGGTCTATGATGCAG AACCGATACTATGCTGCCTTCTGGACAATGAGGAAAAAATGTGCAATAACAAGTTAG